GTCAATCACCTGTCGCCTATCCAGGTCGCAGATCATCGTTCCGTAACGCTGGCGTTCAATACGGATCTGTTGATATCTTTTGCGCGTGTCTGGTGGAGATCGACTGCTCACCTTGCCTCTCCGGCTGCATTCTCTCGGCTAGATTGGGCCACTTCTTTCTGCAGCCAGTCGATGAGCGTCTGGCACCGCGCGGGCAGGCTGCGTCCCCGCGGATGGACGAGCCAGTAACGATATTCATTCAGAACAATGTCAAAGGGCTGGATCAGTTCACCGGATTCGATTTGTGACTTCAGAAGTGCAGCTGCCCCCAGCATGATCCCCTGACCGCTGAGCATGCTTTGATAGCGCACATTCGTATCATCGATGAGATAAGATTGCCGCCCTTCAGTCGCCGGTGCGCCGGCATGATCGAACCATTCAGTCCAGCCGAGCCGGGTTTCCTCATGCAGCAGGGTGAAGTTCTTCAGATCGGCGGGGCATTGCGGCACCCCGAGCCGCCCTGCAAGCGAGATATGCATGATAGGTGAAAGCCCGGCAGAGACCAGTGGAACGGCGATCATATTTGCCGGCGGCGCCTTGCCCCAGGTCACCGCCAGGTCCGCCCGGTCGAAATCGGAGGCGGCGAGAGTGTTCTGATGGATCAGATTGAGCGACACGCGTGGATAGGCCGCCCAGAAGGAATGCAGGCGCGATGCCATCCAGAAACTTGAGAAAAACGGGCGGCAGATCAGGTTGACCTGCTGGGAGCTGCTCTTTTGCCGCATCTGGTCGACTGTGGACTCAATAGCGCGGAAGGGGCCTGAGAGCTTTTGCCAGAGATGGTTTCCTTCATGGGTGAGCACAAGCTGTCTAGGCTCTCGCAGAAAGAGCCTGGTGCCCAGATAATCCTCAAGGATCCGCACCTGATGGCTGATGGCCGAGGGCGACACGTTCAGCTCTTTCGCAGCCAGAGCAAAGCTCAGATGGCTGGCTGCGACGGAGAATACCCGCAGCGCATTGAGATGGATATCGGTTCCGGAAGCCATGGCCGCAGTTCCTTACTTGCCGGTGGGAAGCGGAAATCCTGATGCTGACCGCTGACCCAGACAAGGGCAGATATGTGGAATATGGGTGAGATTTTCTCATCTGTTGCTGAGAAATCGATGTTTTTCAGATTCGACTTCCACGCCTAGTCCTTGGTTAAGCGAAACGTCGCAATGCGGCACAGCCATCAGGGTTTTCCCATGAACAAGCCCCTATTTCCGTCCCCGATTCCTCTCGAAGACCTGCATGCCAGCACGCTGGATGCGAAGAATGTCATTGCTTTGCCTTCAGATGTCTTCACCAGCGATGAATTTTTTAAGTTCGAGATGAATGCGGTATGGCGGCATGAATGGTTCTGCGTCGGTCATTCCAGCGAGATCCCGAATGTCGGGGATTACTATACGATACAGGTGGGTAAAGACCCGCTGGTGGTTCTGCGCGACCGTAGCAATGAGGTCTCGGTTCTTGCCAATGTGTGCCAGCACCGGGGGATGATCCTTGTGGAGGGTCGCGGCAACCTGCGCCGTCTGCGGTGCCCGCTTCATGCCTGGACCTATGATCTGGGCGGCAAGCTGATTGCGGCTCCGGGACTGACGGATGGCGGTTCCGAAGAAAATGAGGCGATTGCCGGGATCTGCATTCCCCGGATGCGCACAGAGATCTGGGAAGGCTTCATCTTCATCACCTTCGATGAAAGCCTCAGTCCGGTGGGCGAGCGCCTTGCCAAGCTGGGGGAGCAGCTCAAGGCCTATAATATGAGCGCGCTGCGGGGGGCCTATCCTCTCCACCTCGAAGAGATGGCCTGGAACTGGAAGATCTTTAACGATGAGTGCTATCACTGCATGTATCTCCACTCCAGTTCCTGGGGGGATATGTACGCGCTCAATCGCGGGGAAACCCTTGATGAAGCGGTCGAGTTCAATGATCTCGATAAGGGTGTGATCTCTTACAATCTTTGCAGTACGCATCGCGACGCGGCCCCCACGCATACCGGCGATATTCTGCAACCGCCGATCAGCGGGCTGGATGACCAGCAACGCAGCCAGCTGAGCTATGTGACGGTGGCGCCGAACCTGCTGATCGTCGCA
This genomic window from Gemmobacter sp. 24YEA27 contains:
- a CDS encoding LysR substrate-binding domain-containing protein; its protein translation is MASGTDIHLNALRVFSVAASHLSFALAAKELNVSPSAISHQVRILEDYLGTRLFLREPRQLVLTHEGNHLWQKLSGPFRAIESTVDQMRQKSSSQQVNLICRPFFSSFWMASRLHSFWAAYPRVSLNLIHQNTLAASDFDRADLAVTWGKAPPANMIAVPLVSAGLSPIMHISLAGRLGVPQCPADLKNFTLLHEETRLGWTEWFDHAGAPATEGRQSYLIDDTNVRYQSMLSGQGIMLGAAALLKSQIESGELIQPFDIVLNEYRYWLVHPRGRSLPARCQTLIDWLQKEVAQSSRENAAGEAR
- a CDS encoding aromatic ring-hydroxylating dioxygenase subunit alpha, whose product is MNKPLFPSPIPLEDLHASTLDAKNVIALPSDVFTSDEFFKFEMNAVWRHEWFCVGHSSEIPNVGDYYTIQVGKDPLVVLRDRSNEVSVLANVCQHRGMILVEGRGNLRRLRCPLHAWTYDLGGKLIAAPGLTDGGSEENEAIAGICIPRMRTEIWEGFIFITFDESLSPVGERLAKLGEQLKAYNMSALRGAYPLHLEEMAWNWKIFNDECYHCMYLHSSSWGDMYALNRGETLDEAVEFNDLDKGVISYNLCSTHRDAAPTHTGDILQPPISGLDDQQRSQLSYVTVAPNLLIVAMPDKVKYFLWLPLEAQKSLYGVSWMYPEETLAREGFRENYDREIKDLGPVMEEDLYAWSSCQKGYNSGFSARGPLAPEEEVIKRLQTWLVRKYAAEEGRAQAARQAAE